From the Natrarchaeobaculum aegyptiacum genome, one window contains:
- a CDS encoding PH domain-containing protein, whose amino-acid sequence MESLHPRVRLLWIGQGVIAAAVIGAILFGIDNWIWEIPTALHGGVVAVVAILGIAYSVRLYQIWRFELQGDALYLERGVITFVETAVPFVRVQHVDTQFGPIERALGLSSVVVYTAGSRNADVRIPGLPPERARELQDALRELAVESEADDAV is encoded by the coding sequence ATGGAATCACTTCACCCGCGGGTCCGACTCCTCTGGATCGGCCAGGGGGTGATCGCGGCGGCGGTCATCGGTGCCATTCTCTTTGGCATCGATAACTGGATCTGGGAGATCCCGACGGCGCTCCACGGCGGCGTCGTCGCCGTCGTCGCGATACTCGGTATCGCCTACTCGGTGCGCCTCTACCAGATCTGGCGGTTCGAACTGCAGGGCGACGCCCTCTACCTAGAACGCGGCGTAATCACGTTCGTCGAGACCGCAGTCCCGTTCGTCCGCGTCCAGCACGTCGACACGCAGTTCGGGCCGATCGAACGAGCACTCGGCCTCTCGAGCGTGGTGGTTTACACGGCGGGCTCGCGCAACGCCGACGTCCGGATTCCGGGGCTGCCGCCCGAGCGGGCTCGAGAGCTCCAGGACGCCCTGCGAGAACTCGCCGTCGAGAGCGAGGCCGACGACGCGGTCTGA
- a CDS encoding NifU family protein, whose product MSDSDSTPDPEDDVRSAVSLFLQRNFPQIELHGGDSTVTEVDLEERRVSIALTGACSGCGVSPMTTQAIQRRLPAEIDQIDHVTVTTGFDGLADTGSGSGPDVPPDVPF is encoded by the coding sequence ATGAGCGACTCCGATTCGACTCCCGATCCCGAGGACGACGTCCGCTCGGCGGTCAGCCTGTTCCTCCAGCGGAACTTCCCCCAGATCGAACTCCACGGGGGTGACTCGACGGTCACCGAGGTCGACCTCGAGGAGCGCCGCGTCTCGATCGCCCTCACCGGGGCCTGCAGTGGTTGCGGTGTCAGTCCAATGACGACGCAGGCGATCCAGCGGCGGCTCCCGGCGGAGATCGACCAGATCGACCACGTGACCGTCACCACTGGCTTCGACGGGCTGGCCGACACCGGCTCTGGGTCGGGACCCGACGTCCCACCGGACGTGCCGTTTTGA
- a CDS encoding PH domain-containing protein, whose amino-acid sequence MNRLHPISAVLFALQYGFLWLWIPMFLLVFVGGALGTVRPFWMPVAAVLGFVAGASYGVGYYYRFGYRITDDTFDVASGVIARRSREIPYGRIQNVDIRQGVFQRLVGLATVSIETAGGGDTEAALPYVSEEEATRLQNEIRRRTAMAKGRRRRRRRQPAEGSDVSDTTDTADTSDTADTAGTVADERAIRDDVVGPEPASDHDPGVEPDEPGPSPTDDREPDPAAEPVSTGPESEPAEEQGLEAEDSRGERPRFGPGPGAGESVPDYTDDEFADEFVQPQRRSLFDLSSKELLLYSFTTLRPAAAAAVMFVFFLMTDTIVDLLIAIAQPVGGPEDLATGSPQDIGVLTVVSLVNAVVITYLLSVAYTFATYYGFRLGRVEDDFVYERGLLQRYSGSIPSEKVQSVTVTDNPAQRLIDYAGLWVETAGYGPESNGGSQSAVPLARRDRVYDFTENLTGVETPKFERPPTIARRRYLVRYSLVAAVVVAIAFGITQVTVLERWYLAAVVFAAVPVAAHLRYTHLQYYVGEDHLVVRRGFWRRRTTVIPYYRIQTISVRRSIFQRRLGICSVVVDTASSQTFFWNSPTIYDVDLANGRDVQTTCRKRLQSALRERAGSDDLGLEVDFT is encoded by the coding sequence ATGAATCGACTCCACCCGATCTCGGCCGTGCTCTTCGCCCTCCAGTACGGCTTTCTCTGGCTGTGGATTCCGATGTTCCTGCTGGTTTTCGTCGGCGGTGCCCTCGGTACGGTGCGTCCGTTCTGGATGCCGGTGGCGGCCGTCCTCGGATTCGTCGCTGGCGCGAGCTACGGCGTCGGCTACTACTATCGCTTCGGCTACCGGATCACCGACGATACGTTCGACGTGGCCTCCGGCGTGATCGCCCGGCGTTCTCGCGAGATTCCGTACGGCCGCATCCAGAACGTCGACATCCGACAGGGCGTCTTCCAGCGTCTCGTCGGGCTCGCGACGGTCTCGATCGAAACTGCAGGCGGCGGCGACACCGAGGCAGCCCTCCCGTACGTTAGCGAGGAGGAGGCAACCCGCCTCCAGAACGAAATCCGGCGTCGGACTGCCATGGCGAAAGGTCGTCGCCGCAGACGGCGACGGCAGCCCGCAGAGGGTTCCGACGTATCTGACACCACCGACACCGCCGACACCAGCGATACCGCCGACACCGCTGGAACCGTCGCGGACGAACGAGCCATCCGTGATGACGTCGTCGGCCCGGAACCCGCGTCCGATCACGACCCGGGCGTTGAGCCCGACGAGCCGGGGCCATCACCCACCGACGACCGCGAACCGGACCCTGCGGCCGAACCCGTATCGACAGGGCCGGAATCGGAGCCAGCCGAGGAGCAGGGGCTCGAGGCAGAGGATTCGAGAGGAGAGCGACCACGATTCGGTCCTGGTCCCGGTGCGGGTGAATCCGTTCCCGACTACACAGACGACGAGTTCGCGGACGAATTTGTCCAGCCGCAACGACGATCGCTGTTCGACCTTTCTTCGAAGGAACTCCTCCTGTATTCGTTCACGACGCTTCGGCCGGCCGCCGCCGCCGCCGTCATGTTCGTTTTCTTCCTGATGACCGACACCATCGTCGACCTGCTGATCGCCATTGCACAGCCGGTCGGTGGTCCCGAGGACCTCGCGACTGGCTCGCCACAGGACATCGGGGTTCTCACCGTCGTGTCGCTCGTGAACGCGGTCGTGATCACCTACCTGCTCAGCGTCGCTTACACGTTCGCGACCTACTACGGGTTCCGCCTGGGCAGGGTCGAAGACGACTTCGTCTACGAACGCGGCCTCCTCCAGCGCTACAGCGGCTCGATTCCTTCCGAGAAGGTCCAGTCGGTGACCGTGACCGACAACCCCGCCCAGCGACTGATCGACTACGCCGGTCTCTGGGTCGAGACCGCAGGGTACGGACCCGAAAGCAACGGCGGGAGCCAGTCTGCGGTCCCCCTCGCTCGACGTGACCGCGTCTACGACTTCACCGAGAACCTCACCGGCGTCGAAACGCCGAAATTCGAGCGACCGCCGACGATCGCCCGCCGACGATACCTCGTGCGGTACTCGCTCGTCGCCGCTGTCGTCGTGGCCATCGCGTTCGGCATCACGCAGGTGACCGTTCTCGAGCGCTGGTACCTCGCGGCCGTCGTCTTCGCCGCCGTCCCGGTTGCGGCTCACCTCCGGTACACCCACCTCCAGTACTACGTCGGTGAGGACCACCTCGTCGTCAGGCGTGGCTTCTGGCGGCGCCGGACGACCGTGATTCCCTACTACCGCATCCAGACCATCTCCGTCCGTCGGTCGATCTTCCAGCGCCGACTCGGAATCTGCTCGGTCGTCGTCGATACCGCCAGTTCCCAGACGTTCTTCTGGAACTCGCCGACGATCTACGACGTCGACCTTGCGAACGGCCGCGACGTTCAGACGACCTGCCGCAAGCGGCTCCAGTCGGCACTCCGTGAACGCGCTGGGTCAGACGACCTCGGACTCGAGGTCGACTTCACCTGA
- a CDS encoding DUF7523 family protein, whose translation MSLAAETRRAVEVHPFLRQALRAGVVNYTAAARFLEVDGETDAIATALRRYTDELPDYESASRDVRVRMESGYGRLEDPTDDHAMVTVGTTAFGPIDGDLTGIVATGEVDGRALATVLERLSIDGIDPEATAVADDALFVVVDRLDGATAVRTIEGALEGVPSASS comes from the coding sequence ATGTCACTGGCAGCCGAGACGCGCCGCGCGGTCGAGGTACACCCTTTCCTGCGTCAGGCATTGCGCGCCGGCGTCGTCAACTACACCGCCGCGGCCCGGTTTCTCGAGGTCGACGGCGAGACCGACGCGATCGCGACCGCCCTGCGGCGCTACACCGACGAGTTGCCCGACTACGAGAGTGCGTCCCGTGACGTTCGCGTGCGCATGGAAAGCGGCTACGGTCGACTCGAGGACCCGACTGACGATCACGCGATGGTGACCGTCGGGACGACGGCCTTCGGACCGATCGACGGCGACCTGACGGGGATCGTCGCCACCGGCGAAGTCGACGGCCGCGCGCTCGCGACCGTCCTCGAGCGCCTCTCGATCGACGGGATCGACCCCGAAGCAACGGCAGTCGCCGACGACGCGCTGTTCGTCGTCGTCGACCGACTCGACGGTGCAACCGCTGTCAGAACGATCGAAGGGGCGCTCGAGGGGGTTCCGTCTGCGTCGTCGTAA
- the cysS gene encoding cysteine--tRNA ligase, with amino-acid sequence MTLYVTNTLTGETEPFEPQDPENVLLYYCGLTVSDPPHLGHARSWVHVDVMHRWLEYLGYDVRHVENFTDVNEKIVARVGEADLGEDESEVAESYVERTLADMRSLNLLRAEVYPRVSEHVPEIIDLIETLVEEGYAYESNGSIYFDVTRFDDYGKLSNQELEEIESQGDPDERSEKRHPADFALWKAGGVDRDAIEEHRHEGAAPAHEACETAQTWDSPWGEGRPGWHIECSAMSMTHLGETLDIHVGGRDLVFPHHENEIAQSEAATGQAFAQYWLHCELFQMDDEKMSSSLGNFVTVDEAVDRWGTNVLRTFLTAGSYNSQQLYSDETIAEAEERWDRLERAHEAAVDAVDSTDARTKVVDDELREAVETASEEFVDAMNDDFNTREAQSALLQVASAINAHLDDRAEYDYRGLREAVATLEELGEVLGLSFAGETTGSAELAGDVVDLVLEVREAEREAGNYERADDLRDELEALGVEVQDTDEGPTYRLPSE; translated from the coding sequence ATGACCCTATACGTGACGAACACGTTGACGGGGGAAACGGAGCCGTTCGAGCCACAGGATCCCGAGAACGTCTTGCTCTACTACTGTGGCCTGACAGTCTCTGACCCCCCACACCTCGGCCACGCGCGGTCGTGGGTCCACGTCGACGTCATGCACCGCTGGCTCGAGTACCTCGGGTACGACGTCCGTCACGTCGAGAACTTCACCGACGTCAACGAGAAGATCGTCGCCCGCGTAGGCGAAGCCGATCTGGGCGAGGACGAAAGCGAGGTCGCCGAGAGCTACGTCGAGCGCACGCTCGCGGACATGCGGTCGCTCAACCTCCTGCGTGCGGAGGTCTACCCCCGCGTCTCCGAGCACGTCCCGGAGATCATCGACCTGATCGAGACGCTCGTCGAGGAAGGCTACGCCTACGAGTCGAACGGGTCGATTTACTTCGACGTCACCCGCTTCGACGACTACGGCAAACTCTCGAATCAGGAACTCGAGGAGATCGAATCTCAGGGCGACCCCGACGAGCGCTCGGAGAAGCGCCACCCCGCGGACTTCGCGCTCTGGAAGGCCGGCGGCGTCGATCGCGACGCGATCGAGGAACACCGCCACGAGGGTGCAGCACCTGCCCACGAGGCCTGTGAGACCGCCCAGACGTGGGACTCGCCGTGGGGTGAGGGACGTCCGGGCTGGCACATCGAGTGCTCGGCGATGAGTATGACCCACCTCGGGGAGACCCTCGACATCCACGTCGGCGGCCGGGACCTCGTCTTTCCCCACCACGAAAACGAGATCGCCCAGTCCGAGGCCGCGACGGGTCAGGCGTTCGCCCAGTACTGGCTGCACTGTGAACTCTTCCAGATGGACGATGAGAAGATGTCCTCGAGTCTGGGCAACTTCGTCACCGTCGATGAGGCCGTCGACCGGTGGGGGACGAACGTCCTGCGGACGTTCCTCACCGCGGGGTCGTACAACAGCCAGCAACTCTACTCCGACGAGACGATCGCCGAGGCCGAAGAACGGTGGGACCGACTCGAGCGTGCCCACGAGGCGGCCGTCGACGCCGTCGATTCGACCGACGCCCGGACGAAAGTGGTGGACGACGAACTTCGAGAGGCAGTCGAGACCGCGAGCGAGGAATTCGTCGACGCGATGAACGACGACTTCAACACGCGCGAGGCGCAGTCTGCCCTGCTGCAGGTCGCGTCGGCGATCAACGCCCACCTTGACGATCGCGCGGAGTACGACTACCGCGGTCTCCGCGAGGCCGTCGCGACGCTCGAGGAACTGGGTGAGGTTCTCGGGCTGTCGTTCGCGGGCGAGACGACCGGTAGCGCCGAACTCGCGGGCGACGTCGTCGACCTCGTCCTCGAGGTGCGCGAGGCCGAACGGGAGGCAGGCAATTACGAGCGTGCCGACGACCTGCGCGACGAACTCGAGGCTCTCGGCGTCGAGGTACAGGACACCGACGAGGGGCCGACCTACCGGTTGCCCTCGGAGTGA
- a CDS encoding BolA family protein, whose amino-acid sequence MNPDEVATLIESELEDAEATVTRARGKHDDDHLAATVVSPEFEGLPLVQQHQLVYDALGDHMTTDIHALELSTYTPDEYDDLE is encoded by the coding sequence ATGAACCCCGACGAGGTCGCGACGCTCATCGAATCGGAACTCGAGGACGCCGAGGCGACGGTCACGCGCGCCCGCGGGAAACACGACGACGACCACCTCGCAGCGACGGTCGTCTCACCGGAATTCGAGGGCCTGCCGCTGGTCCAGCAACACCAGCTGGTCTACGACGCCCTCGGCGACCACATGACGACCGACATCCACGCCCTCGAGCTTTCGACGTACACGCCCGACGAGTACGACGACCTCGAGTAG